From the genome of Phytohabitans rumicis, one region includes:
- a CDS encoding dihydrofolate reductase family protein, with translation MTIKLTTVTNVSLDGVTQGHRRIDAGTRPEAGAPDEEGGGGFERFGWAPPLLDDAASTFISQAFQRADAFLFGRRTYEIFAGSWGAGMDPGNPVGEALNTRPKYVASTSLTDPQWANTTVLSGDVATAIGELRAGPGGELQVWGSGTLIRWLLHHRLVDEIVLLTYPVVVGQGTRLFPATGPDIGLELTDLQSTPRGLTIQTYRTTGRPQYETGTT, from the coding sequence GTGACCATTAAACTGACGACCGTCACGAACGTCTCCCTCGACGGAGTGACACAAGGGCATCGACGGATTGACGCAGGGACACGACCCGAAGCCGGCGCGCCGGACGAGGAGGGTGGCGGCGGATTCGAGCGCTTCGGATGGGCCCCGCCGCTGCTGGACGACGCGGCCTCGACATTCATCAGCCAGGCTTTCCAGCGCGCCGACGCGTTCCTGTTCGGCCGGCGGACCTACGAGATCTTCGCCGGCTCCTGGGGAGCAGGCATGGATCCCGGAAACCCGGTGGGAGAGGCGCTGAACACGCGGCCCAAGTATGTCGCCTCGACCTCGCTCACCGACCCGCAATGGGCGAACACGACCGTCCTGTCCGGGGACGTCGCGACCGCCATCGGCGAGCTGCGAGCCGGGCCGGGCGGTGAGCTGCAAGTGTGGGGCAGCGGCACGCTGATCCGCTGGCTGCTGCACCACCGGTTGGTCGACGAGATCGTACTGCTCACCTATCCCGTGGTCGTCGGTCAGGGCACGCGGCTCTTCCCCGCCACCGGCCCGGACATTGGACTGGAGTTGACCGATCTGCAGTCCACCCCGCGGGGGCTAACGATCCAGACCTACCGCACCACGGGTCGCCCGCAGTACGAGACGGGCACGACCTGA
- a CDS encoding aldo/keto reductase, which yields MKNAHLGGLTVSRIGLGAMTMAGTYTSEGGLDNAESIRTIHRALELGVTHIDTAEIYGPFLSEQIVGEAIKGRRDQVKIATKFGLVAHSGAGPGVIDSSAANVKAAVEGSLRRLGTDHIDLYYQHRVDRNTPIEETAAAVAELIAQGKVLHFGLSEASPETIRRAHAVQTVSALQTEYSLWTRDVEAEILPLLRELGIGFVPYSPLGHGLLTGQIRTVDDFADDDWRKTNPRFTGENFHRNLAIVDEVTAIGAEIGATPAQTALAWILTRGDDIAPIPGTRRVTRAEENTAADALELTTTQLERLNALRPAAGARHDETNMASIDR from the coding sequence ATGAAGAACGCACACCTCGGCGGTCTGACCGTCTCCCGCATCGGCCTCGGCGCGATGACCATGGCCGGCACCTACACGAGCGAGGGCGGCCTCGACAACGCCGAATCGATCCGCACCATCCACCGCGCTCTCGAACTCGGGGTGACCCACATCGACACCGCGGAGATTTACGGCCCCTTCCTCAGCGAACAGATCGTCGGCGAGGCGATCAAGGGCCGCCGCGACCAGGTGAAGATCGCGACGAAGTTCGGCCTGGTCGCCCATTCCGGAGCCGGCCCCGGGGTGATCGACAGCAGTGCGGCGAACGTGAAGGCCGCCGTCGAGGGATCGCTCAGGCGTCTCGGCACCGACCACATCGACCTGTACTACCAGCACCGTGTCGACCGGAACACGCCGATCGAGGAGACCGCGGCAGCGGTCGCCGAACTTATCGCACAGGGCAAGGTGCTGCACTTCGGTCTGTCCGAGGCATCGCCGGAGACCATCCGCCGCGCCCACGCGGTGCAGACCGTCTCGGCCCTGCAGACGGAGTACTCGCTGTGGACCCGCGACGTGGAAGCGGAGATCCTGCCGCTGCTGCGCGAACTCGGCATCGGATTCGTACCGTACTCACCCCTCGGCCACGGTCTGCTGACAGGACAGATCCGCACCGTCGACGACTTCGCCGACGACGACTGGCGCAAGACCAACCCGCGGTTCACCGGCGAGAACTTCCACCGCAATCTCGCCATCGTCGACGAAGTGACGGCCATCGGAGCCGAGATCGGCGCCACCCCCGCGCAAACCGCCCTCGCCTGGATCCTGACCCGCGGCGACGACATCGCGCCGATCCCCGGCACCCGCCGGGTCACCCGGGCCGAGGAGAACACCGCAGCGGACGCCCTCGAACTCACGACCACGCAACTCGAACGCCTCAACGCCCTCCGACCGGCGGCCGGAGCCCGTCACGACGAAACGAACATGGCCTCGATCGACCGCTGA
- a CDS encoding SDR family oxidoreductase, translating to MSTKKVWFVTGAGRGMGVDIAKAALAAGHAVVATGRNTDIVTKALGAHDDLLVVKLDVTSPADAQAAVTAAVDRFGRIDVLVNNAGNFYAGFFEEISPQDFRSQIETTLFGPINVTRAVLPAMRAQRSGLIVAISSTAGIVGQEFCTAYATAKFGIEGWIESLSPEVAPFGIHTMLVEPGFFRTELLTPESTNFAEPAIDDYAARTKQTIAAWQSMNGLQTGDPAKLADALIQLAGQDEPPQRFAAGADAVTTVEQKARNLLTQAGAYRELSSNLAHDDATA from the coding sequence ATGAGTACCAAAAAGGTTTGGTTCGTCACCGGCGCCGGGCGGGGCATGGGCGTCGACATCGCCAAGGCCGCCCTCGCGGCCGGACACGCCGTCGTCGCCACCGGCCGCAACACCGACATCGTGACCAAGGCGCTCGGCGCGCACGACGACCTACTGGTCGTCAAGCTCGACGTCACCAGCCCTGCCGACGCGCAAGCCGCCGTCACCGCCGCGGTGGACCGGTTCGGCCGCATCGACGTACTGGTCAACAACGCGGGCAACTTCTACGCCGGGTTCTTCGAGGAGATCAGCCCGCAGGACTTCCGGTCGCAGATCGAGACCACCCTGTTCGGCCCGATCAACGTCACCCGCGCGGTACTTCCCGCCATGCGCGCCCAGCGCTCCGGCCTCATCGTCGCGATCTCCTCGACCGCCGGCATCGTTGGCCAAGAGTTCTGCACCGCGTACGCCACCGCCAAGTTCGGCATCGAGGGCTGGATCGAGTCACTGAGTCCCGAGGTCGCACCGTTCGGCATCCACACGATGCTCGTCGAGCCCGGCTTCTTCCGCACCGAACTGCTCACACCGGAGTCGACCAACTTCGCCGAACCCGCGATCGACGACTACGCCGCGCGCACCAAGCAGACCATCGCCGCCTGGCAGAGCATGAACGGCCTACAGACAGGCGACCCCGCCAAACTCGCCGACGCGCTCATCCAGCTCGCCGGCCAGGACGAGCCGCCGCAGCGCTTCGCGGCCGGCGCCGACGCGGTCACCACCGTCGAACAGAAGGCGAGGAACCTCCTCACGCAGGCCGGCGCCTACCGCGAACTGTCCAGCAACCTCGCCCACGACGACGCCACAGCCTGA
- a CDS encoding helix-turn-helix transcriptional regulator, with product MAGLRRAEVAQLAGVSVEYYSRLERGNLTGVSDSVLDALARALRLDEAERAHLYDLARAAGPAARKRRRPPPQGVRANVQRLLDAMTEAPAVVMNGRTDALAANQLGRALFVPVYAGPSRPPNFARFTFLDSRARDFWGDWDRIADDTVEMLRAQAGRDPYDRALTDLIGELSTRSEEFRTRWAAHDVRLHRTGIKHFRHPVIGELHLTFEVMDLATDEGLSLVAYGTEPGTASEDGLRLLASWSATQAQDADANRS from the coding sequence GTGGCGGGACTGCGCCGCGCCGAGGTCGCGCAGCTGGCCGGCGTCAGCGTCGAGTACTACTCCCGCCTCGAACGCGGCAACCTCACCGGCGTCTCCGACAGCGTGCTGGACGCTCTCGCCCGCGCACTGCGTTTGGACGAGGCTGAACGCGCCCACCTGTACGACCTCGCCCGCGCCGCCGGACCGGCCGCGCGCAAGCGCCGCCGCCCCCCGCCGCAGGGCGTGCGCGCGAACGTGCAGCGGCTGCTGGACGCGATGACCGAAGCGCCCGCCGTCGTCATGAACGGCCGCACCGACGCGTTGGCCGCCAACCAGCTGGGCCGGGCCCTGTTCGTACCCGTCTACGCCGGCCCGAGCCGGCCGCCCAACTTCGCGCGGTTCACCTTCCTGGACTCCCGTGCCCGAGACTTCTGGGGTGACTGGGACCGCATAGCCGACGACACCGTCGAGATGCTGCGCGCGCAGGCCGGCCGTGACCCCTACGACAGGGCGCTGACCGACCTCATCGGGGAGCTGTCCACCCGCAGCGAGGAGTTCCGTACCCGGTGGGCCGCGCACGACGTGCGCCTGCACCGCACCGGCATCAAACACTTCCGGCACCCCGTCATCGGTGAGCTGCACCTGACCTTCGAGGTGATGGATTTGGCCACCGACGAGGGCCTGAGCCTGGTCGCCTACGGCACCGAACCCGGCACCGCTTCCGAAGACGGACTACGCCTGCTCGCCAGCTGGTCAGCAACCCAGGCCCAGGACGCCGACGCAAACCGCAGCTAG
- a CDS encoding FHA domain-containing protein, translating into MPADRWGRPNRPSADTALLRPAAMLVITTPPAQAGRSVAVGPEGVVLGRDAACDLALSSEHVSRRHAAVRAGAGGYLIEDLGSSNGTSRNDEPVVAPTPLRDGDRLRLADVEIEFSLTVPWDAPPRRSEPTTGEPWRPDEPTQLAPVSRQSLRQELREAPGFSASALLLAVAGSVVGATLSGAAGTGPWGSLAAAAIGPVVSSAFSTKRAGEKGRVRRAAILILSATALAVTWAGISLAEQATGKPVLPGTAEREHTFPGSAVIGGGGGTTASSLTVTDGLAVTATNSVDCGTTAVGATVHCAPAVEVRSTGTERLHITGVDVTGDGGDFSADDGCADRWLNTGETCEMTVAFTPSQAGKRTATLVIHQNLPAPDTGTPVALSGTGEGEAPPQDSCVDGYVWREAVSDDLVCVTPQTRAQAQQDNALAQSRRSPDGGPYGADTCLDGYVWREAVPGDLVCVTPDTRAQTQQDNALAESRRAG; encoded by the coding sequence ATGCCCGCGGACCGATGGGGGCGGCCAAATCGGCCGAGCGCCGACACGGCGCTGCTGCGCCCCGCAGCCATGCTCGTCATCACCACGCCGCCGGCGCAGGCCGGACGGTCGGTGGCCGTCGGGCCGGAAGGCGTCGTGCTCGGCCGCGACGCGGCCTGCGACCTGGCGCTGTCGAGCGAGCACGTCAGCCGCCGCCACGCCGCGGTCCGCGCCGGGGCCGGCGGTTACCTGATCGAGGACCTGGGCTCCAGTAACGGCACCTCGCGCAACGACGAGCCGGTTGTGGCCCCGACCCCGCTGCGCGACGGTGACCGGTTGCGGCTGGCCGACGTCGAAATCGAGTTCAGTTTGACCGTGCCGTGGGACGCGCCCCCGCGCCGTTCCGAACCGACGACCGGCGAGCCGTGGAGGCCCGACGAGCCGACCCAGCTGGCGCCGGTCTCCCGGCAGTCGCTACGCCAGGAACTGCGCGAGGCCCCCGGTTTCTCCGCCTCCGCGCTGCTACTCGCGGTCGCCGGCTCGGTCGTCGGCGCCACGCTCAGCGGCGCCGCGGGCACCGGCCCGTGGGGAAGCCTGGCCGCCGCCGCCATCGGTCCGGTCGTCAGCAGTGCGTTCTCCACCAAACGCGCCGGAGAGAAGGGCCGGGTCCGCCGCGCCGCGATCCTCATCCTCAGCGCGACCGCGCTCGCGGTCACCTGGGCGGGCATCTCACTGGCCGAACAGGCCACCGGCAAGCCGGTGCTGCCGGGCACCGCGGAACGCGAACACACGTTCCCGGGCTCCGCGGTCATCGGCGGGGGCGGCGGCACGACCGCGTCGTCGCTGACCGTCACGGACGGCTTGGCGGTGACCGCGACGAACTCGGTGGACTGCGGCACCACCGCAGTCGGCGCAACCGTCCACTGTGCTCCGGCCGTCGAGGTGCGCTCCACCGGCACCGAGCGGTTGCACATCACCGGCGTCGACGTGACCGGCGACGGCGGCGACTTCAGCGCCGACGACGGCTGCGCCGACCGATGGCTGAACACCGGCGAGACGTGCGAGATGACGGTGGCGTTCACACCATCACAGGCCGGTAAGCGCACCGCGACCCTCGTGATCCACCAGAACCTGCCGGCGCCCGACACCGGTACACCGGTCGCGCTTTCCGGCACCGGCGAAGGCGAAGCGCCCCCGCAGGACTCCTGTGTGGACGGTTACGTGTGGCGGGAAGCCGTGTCGGACGACCTCGTCTGCGTCACCCCGCAGACCCGCGCGCAGGCCCAGCAGGACAACGCGCTCGCGCAGAGCCGGCGCTCGCCGGACGGCGGGCCGTACGGGGCGGATACCTGCCTCGACGGGTACGTGTGGCGGGAGGCGGTGCCGGGCGACCTCGTCTGCGTCACGCCGGACACCCGCGCCCAGACCCAGCAGGACAACGCGCTTGCCGAGAGCCGCCGCGCCGGCTAG
- a CDS encoding S8 family peptidase translates to MSRDKFEPRLTEAIGAQRVRAEARGARASEVDEGETFEVTISHHERLGAPEGGGREGLEELRARAVRSQDPILERLREAAPGANLRQHVLANAVTVSLTPAQMERVAEIDEVELVRLARFDRVTTMHESTSVIEARDAWEEFRTAGRGVRVAVLDTGIDGAHPALSGKVVDEVSTVGEDVAIPGDHGTHCAGTIASNDPVYRGVAYEASLINIKVLTAAGSGTPQAVIDGLEQAVRRDAQVASLSLGWSEIYHNWVCQDADCILCQAADNAVRLGVTVVVAAGNEGAAAGPGQSNIRHPGAARRVVTVGAVDKAKQLAPFSSVGPSSGRVSPTSTIRLTKPDLAGPGVDIMSSVVGGGFAAFNGTSMATPHVAAVAALVIAQNPGARPALVKKVLEATCERLSYEPNLTGYGLVNTVSAMIPTLAKAA, encoded by the coding sequence ATGTCAAGAGACAAGTTCGAGCCGAGGCTGACCGAGGCGATCGGCGCCCAGCGGGTCCGGGCCGAGGCGCGGGGGGCGCGCGCATCGGAGGTCGACGAGGGGGAGACGTTCGAGGTCACGATCTCCCACCACGAGCGCCTGGGCGCGCCGGAAGGCGGCGGCCGGGAGGGCCTGGAAGAGCTGCGCGCACGCGCCGTGCGGAGCCAGGACCCGATCCTGGAGCGGCTGCGCGAGGCCGCGCCGGGCGCCAACCTCCGTCAGCACGTGCTGGCGAACGCGGTGACGGTCAGCCTGACGCCCGCGCAGATGGAACGGGTCGCCGAGATCGACGAGGTGGAGCTGGTCCGGCTGGCACGCTTCGACCGGGTAACCACGATGCACGAGAGCACCTCGGTGATCGAGGCACGCGACGCGTGGGAGGAGTTCCGGACGGCCGGCCGCGGAGTGCGGGTCGCGGTGCTCGACACCGGCATCGATGGCGCGCACCCGGCGCTGTCCGGCAAGGTCGTCGACGAGGTCTCCACGGTCGGCGAAGACGTGGCGATCCCCGGCGACCACGGCACCCACTGCGCCGGCACGATCGCCAGCAACGACCCGGTCTACCGCGGCGTCGCGTACGAGGCGAGCCTGATCAACATCAAGGTGCTGACCGCGGCCGGATCCGGCACACCGCAGGCGGTCATCGACGGCCTCGAACAGGCGGTGCGGCGCGACGCGCAGGTGGCCAGCCTCAGCCTCGGCTGGAGCGAGATCTACCACAACTGGGTGTGCCAGGACGCCGACTGCATCCTCTGCCAGGCCGCTGACAACGCCGTACGGCTGGGCGTCACGGTCGTCGTCGCGGCGGGCAACGAGGGCGCCGCGGCGGGACCGGGCCAGTCCAACATCCGCCACCCGGGTGCCGCCCGACGGGTCGTCACGGTCGGCGCGGTCGACAAGGCCAAGCAGCTCGCGCCGTTCTCCAGCGTAGGCCCGAGCAGCGGCCGGGTCAGCCCGACGTCAACCATCCGGCTCACCAAGCCGGATCTCGCGGGGCCGGGCGTCGACATCATGTCCTCGGTGGTGGGCGGCGGCTTCGCGGCATTCAACGGCACCTCGATGGCCACCCCGCACGTGGCCGCGGTGGCCGCGCTGGTGATCGCGCAGAACCCGGGCGCGCGCCCGGCGCTGGTCAAGAAGGTGCTCGAGGCCACCTGCGAGCGGCTCTCCTACGAGCCGAACCTCACCGGGTACGGCCTCGTCAACACCGTGTCCGCGATGATCCCGACCTTGGCCAAGGCGGCGTAA